The bacterium genome includes a window with the following:
- the lexA gene encoding transcriptional repressor LexA, whose amino-acid sequence MGRVLTKRQREILGYLLDSMQRKGYPPSVREIGAALGLTSSSTVHSHLAALEKKGYIRRDPSKPRAIEILKDSASQPPKRMVNVPVVGRIAAGAPLLAEENIEDIFPLPRDFVREDGAFILRVRGDSMIEAGIYDGDFIVIRPQATASNGEIVAALLGEEATVKRFFKERDHIRLQPENSTMSPIITRDVTIIGKAVALIRRLS is encoded by the coding sequence GTGGGCCGAGTCCTGACGAAACGCCAGCGCGAGATTCTCGGGTATCTGCTCGACAGCATGCAGCGCAAGGGCTACCCGCCGTCGGTGCGCGAGATCGGCGCGGCCCTTGGGTTGACGAGCAGCTCGACCGTGCACAGCCACCTCGCCGCGCTGGAGAAGAAGGGCTACATCCGGCGCGACCCCAGCAAGCCCCGGGCGATCGAGATCCTGAAGGACAGCGCGAGCCAGCCGCCCAAGCGCATGGTCAACGTGCCGGTCGTCGGGCGGATCGCCGCGGGTGCGCCGCTCCTGGCCGAGGAAAACATCGAGGACATCTTCCCCCTGCCCCGCGACTTCGTCCGCGAGGACGGCGCCTTCATTCTGCGCGTCCGCGGCGACAGCATGATCGAAGCGGGGATCTACGACGGCGACTTCATCGTCATCCGCCCGCAGGCGACCGCCTCGAACGGCGAAATCGTCGCGGCGCTCCTCGGCGAGGAGGCCACGGTCAAGCGCTTCTTCAAGGAACGGGACCACATCCGGCTGCAGCCCGAGAACAGCACGATGTCGCCCATCATCACGCGGGACGTGACGATCATCGGGAAAGCGGTCGCCCTGATCCGCCGGCTCTCCTAG
- the hflX gene encoding GTPase HflX, protein MRTTGTPLGHKLRRGLAAGTSEESDRPLTDGLPRSGPERALLVGMIGAREDAGEETLQELARLADTAGAAVAGIVVQHRTRPDPATAVGAGKVEEIRSRVRSAGADVVIFNHELTPAQQRNLERALDTKVLDRTALVLDIFAQRARTREGRLQVELAQMTYLLPRLAGRGVLLSRLGGGIGTRGPGETKLEVDRRRIRTRITALGREINALQRHRQRERQSRKDAALPVAVLVGYTNAGKSTLLNALTRAHVLTADKLFATLDPTTRRVVLPNRRPLLLVDTVGFIQKLPHDLVAAFRATLEEVTEADLLIHVIDAGHPRWTAQREAVEQVLRELGASGTPRVTVLNKADLLSPEALRDVTAEEPDGVPVSAVRGVGLANLLRRIGAALPGPVERVRLVIPYHRLAVLSRLYTAGRVVRREDGEAGIVVEAEIPTAGLGPFRPYVDGRPARTAH, encoded by the coding sequence ATGCGCACCACCGGCACACCGCTCGGTCATAAGCTCCGCCGCGGCCTCGCCGCCGGGACCTCCGAGGAGAGCGACCGTCCGCTCACCGACGGGCTGCCGCGCAGCGGCCCGGAGCGCGCGCTGCTCGTCGGCATGATCGGGGCCCGGGAGGACGCGGGCGAGGAGACCCTCCAAGAACTCGCCCGGCTCGCCGACACCGCGGGAGCCGCGGTGGCCGGCATCGTCGTGCAGCACCGCACGCGTCCCGATCCCGCGACCGCGGTCGGCGCCGGCAAAGTGGAAGAAATCCGCTCCAGGGTGCGCTCCGCCGGCGCGGACGTGGTCATCTTCAACCACGAGCTCACGCCCGCGCAGCAGCGAAATCTAGAGCGGGCGCTCGACACCAAGGTGCTGGACCGTACGGCGCTCGTCCTCGACATTTTCGCCCAGCGGGCGCGCACGCGGGAAGGCCGCCTGCAGGTCGAACTGGCGCAGATGACCTACCTGCTGCCCCGGCTGGCCGGACGGGGCGTGCTGCTGTCCCGGCTCGGCGGCGGGATCGGCACGCGGGGCCCCGGCGAGACCAAGCTGGAGGTCGACAGGCGGCGTATTCGGACGCGGATCACCGCGCTGGGCCGGGAGATCAACGCGCTGCAGCGGCACCGGCAGCGCGAGCGGCAGTCGCGGAAAGACGCGGCCCTGCCGGTGGCGGTCCTCGTCGGCTACACGAACGCGGGCAAGTCCACGCTGCTCAACGCGCTGACCCGCGCGCATGTGCTGACCGCCGACAAGCTGTTTGCGACGCTCGATCCGACGACCCGGCGGGTCGTCCTGCCGAATCGCCGCCCGCTGCTGCTTGTCGACACGGTCGGCTTCATCCAGAAGCTGCCGCACGATCTCGTCGCGGCGTTTCGCGCCACCCTCGAGGAGGTGACGGAGGCGGACCTCCTGATCCACGTGATCGACGCGGGCCACCCGCGCTGGACCGCGCAGCGCGAGGCCGTGGAGCAGGTGCTGCGCGAATTGGGCGCGTCCGGCACTCCGCGCGTGACCGTCCTCAACAAAGCCGACCTGCTGTCCCCCGAGGCGCTGCGCGACGTGACGGCCGAGGAGCCCGACGGAGTGCCGGTCTCCGCCGTCCGCGGCGTCGGCCTCGCGAATCTGCTGCGCCGGATCGGAGCCGCGCTGCCCGGACCGGTGGAGCGGGTGCGGCTCGTCATCCCGTACCACCGCCTCGCGGTCCTTTCGCGCCTCTACACGGCCGGACGGGTTGTGCGGCGCGAAGACGGCGAAGCCGGCATCGTGGTGGAAGCGGAGATCCCCACCGCGGGCCTCGGACCGTTCCGGCCGTACGTCGACGGACGCCCGGCGCGGACGGCACACTGA